Proteins encoded in a region of the Quercus lobata isolate SW786 chromosome 8, ValleyOak3.0 Primary Assembly, whole genome shotgun sequence genome:
- the LOC115956143 gene encoding probable inactive receptor kinase RLK902 has protein sequence MSEKSEEKEKRERQFIVNGSKLLEKLIVSCNGKPIPIRSFFAKELRQATNNYNNHYGMLWFKGSLDGQIVIVRRLPSSKFWADLAINDLAISAQMSAHISIPDGETDVEVDGNCLYSKFKTPEFKATGRATEKTDVYYFGKLLFELLTGEDSYNITRLTIDKKSSLIAYMHNHAQVCCINEIVDPTILAAEGGASLEPQLQAFLQLALTCAGEDPQRRPTMVDVTKELRRIESFVL, from the exons ATGAGTGAGAAAAGtgaggaaaaagagaaaagagagagacaattTATTGTGAATGGAAGCAAGCTACTGGAGAAGCTTATTGTCTCTTGCAATGGCAAGCCAATTCCCATCCGTAGCTTCTTTGCTAAAGAGCTCCGACAAGCAACCAACAACTATAATAATCATTATGGAATGCTTTGGTTTAAGGGCTCTCTTGATGGACAAATCGTTATCGTTAGGAGACTTCCTAGCTCTAAATTCTGGGCCGATTTAGCCATCAATGATTTAGCGATTTCTGCACAAATGAGTGCTCACA TATCAATCCCTGATGGTGAAACTGACGTGGAAGTTGATGGCAATTGTTTGTATTCGAAGTTCAAAACCCCAGAGTTTAAAGCAACAGGTAGGGCAACAGAAAAAACTGATGTGTATTACTTTGGTAAGCTTCTTTTCGAACTTTTAACTGGAGAGGATTCTTATAATATAACCCGATTGACAATTGACAAAAAATCTAGCTTAATAGCCTACATGCATAACCATGCTCAAGTTTGTTGCATAAACGAGATTGTGGATCCGACAATTTTGGCAGCAGAAGGAGGCGCTAGTTTAGAGCCACAATTACAAGCTTTTTTGCAGCTTGCATTGACATGTGCAGGGGAAGATCCACAGAGAAGGCCAACAATGGTAGATGTTACCAAAGAACTCAGGCGGATTGAAAGCTTTGTACtatga